In Vanessa atalanta chromosome W, ilVanAtal1.2, whole genome shotgun sequence, a genomic segment contains:
- the LOC125075516 gene encoding uncharacterized protein LOC125075516, producing the protein MDTDMETASDASVRFVESDSGSDTAGPAADRRGKPKKSGLSRARIELKAKEDEERELAFERTLRSRAFKKTPVVVPELEEAASLAKVDPALQSNEELRAEAGRSAREIREVALKSSNLKGDFIKRLKDAAASLEGVVEALASRTEADEARNLRADNSRMRREIDSLKAELKAHRREYAEMRTTVAAATEAANTPRGAPSMEELKDFIVTSIGAAMKDQLAGLEERLPARMQRPPSAADKTQMSQGPPPSISTARQDGGVGAPAKPRKAAALAAQTKPTACLPSAPAPATSQTPPNQETSWSTVVKKGRKGSKTTSSDAKTLPKTPQPAKSKLATPRSAAIVLTLQPEAVGKGVNYAQVLERAEQSVKLQDLGISGGLKVRRTATGARALELPKAQAEQADRLAAKLRTVLDGVADVVRPVKKADLKVTGLDDSVTLEKLAAAIAHAGDCSSEAVKCGVMQRGPGYMGMVRVTCPLTAAKKLAAAGRLLVGWSSAKRPRSLEWIDYSAQLVRLPAESLQR; encoded by the exons ATGGATACGGATATGGAGACAGCGTCGGATGCCTCGGTCCGGTTCGTCGAATCCGACTCAGGCTCCGACACGGCGGGACCTGCTGCCGACCGCCGCGGCAAGCCTAAGAAAAGTGGGCTCAGTCGAGCAAGAATAGAGCTCAAAGCCAAAGAAGATGAGGAGAGAGAGCTCGCTTTCGAGCGGACCCTCAGAAGCAGGGCGTTCAAAAAAACGCCTGTGGTCGTTCCCGAGCTTGAAGAAGCTGCTTCGTTAGCCAAGGTGGATCCGGCCCTCCAGAGCAACGAGGAGCTCCGCGCGGAGGCTGGCCGCAGTGCACGCGAGATTAGAGAGGTCGCGCTGAAGTCCTCCAACCTCAAAGGAGACTTCATCAAGAGGCTGAAGGACGCAGCGGCCTCTCTGGAAGGCGTCGTCGAAGCTCTGGCGTCCCGGACGGAGGCCGACGAAGCCCGTAACCTCCGTGCGGATAACAGTCGTATGCGCAGGGAGATTGACTCCCTCAAGGCGGAGCTAAAGGCCCACCGCCGTGAGTACGCGGAGATGCGTACCACGGTGGCAGCGGCGACCGAGGCGGCCAACACCCCGCGAGGCGCTCCTTCGATGGAGGAGCTCAAGGACTTCATCGTTACGTCGATCGGCGCGGCGATGAAGGACCAATTGGCGGGCCTGGAGGAGCGCCTCCCGGCGAGGATGCAGCGACCTCCCTCCGCGGCAGATAAAACGCAGATGTCGCAGGGTCCACCGCCGTCTATCTCGACGGCCCGCCAGGACGGGGGTGTTGGAGCCCCAGCCAAGCCTAGGAAGGCGGCTGCTCTGGCTGCTCAGACCAAGCCCACCGCTTGCCTACCGAGCGCACCGGCACCGGCGACGTCCCAAACACCACCGAACCAGGAGACGTCCTGGTCCACGGTGGTGAAGAAGGGCAGGAAGGGGAGCAAGACCACCTCTTCCGACGCTAAGACGCTGCCGAAAACGCCCCAGCCAGCCAAATCGAAGCTGGCCACCCCTCGCTCGGCTGCAATCGTTCTCACGTTGCAGCCGGAAGCAGTAGGAAAGGGCGTCAACTACGCGCAGGTCCTGGAGAGAGCGGAGCAAAGTGTCAAGCTCCAGGACCTAGGAATCAGCGGTGGGCTGAAGGTGCGACGCACGGCGACCGGAGCCAGGGCTCTCGAGCTGCCGAAAGCCCAAGCGGAGCAGGCCGATAGGTTGGCGGCGAAGCTCCGCACAGTTCTCGACGGGGTCGCTGACGTAGTGCGCCCGGTCAAGAAGGCCGACCTGAAGGTGACGGGGCTCGACGACTCCGTCACCTTGGAGAAACTGGCCGCGGCGATCGCGCACGCCGGTGACTGCTCCTCCGAGGCGGTGAAGTGCGGAGTGATGCAGCGCGGACCCGGCTATATGGGGATGGTCCGCGTCACCTGCCCCCTCACGGCAGCGAAGAAGCTGGCCGCTGCCGGTCGCCTCCTCGtcgggtggagctcggccaag CGGCCAAGGAGTTTAGAATGGATCGATTATAGCGCTCAACTTGTCCGTTTGCCCGCGGAGTCGCTACAGCGTTAA